Below is a genomic region from Deinococcus koreensis.
CAAGTACGACCTGGAATACACCGCCGAGCAGCACCCCGAGATCGAATTCCTGCCGCTGCCGAAGGATCTGACGCGGGTCTGAGGCGTTGGACTCGGAAGAGGGGAGTGGACGGCGGTTCCGCTCCCCTTCGATTTGCATGTGCGATTTGACAGGTGGATGTGATGCCCCGTCTGCCATGCTGACCCGGTGCGCGCCATCCGATTCCTTCCCATCCTGTTTCTCGGCGCGGCCAGTTTCGGCTCGGCGGCCTCGGCGCCGCCCGGGTATCTGCTCCAGGGAATGCCCCTGGTGCGGCAGAGCTACAACGCCTGCGGGCCGGCCTCCATTTCGCAGGTGCTCGCCTACTTCGGCCTGAAGGTGAGCATGGCCGAGGTCAGCCGCTTCACCCGCGCCAGCGACCGCTCGTACATGACCGCCCAGGCCATCGTGACCTTCGCGCCCAGGGTGGGCATGGAGGCACGCCTGTATACGAACGGCTCTCTGAACACGGTGCGGGCCGCGATCAGGAAGGGTCTGCCCATCATCGCCCTGCAGTCGCACATCACCGCTCAGGGCCGGGTGATTCCCCACTGGCGCGTGGTCGTGGGCTACGACGACGTCCGGCAGGAGACGTACCTGATGGATCCGCTGCTGGGTTACGTGAAGATGGGCTACATCGACTTCAACCGCGTGTGGGCCGACCACCACGGCCAGTTCGCAGTGCTGTACCCGCCCAAGCTGAGCGCGACCGTGAAGAAGGTCATCGGCTAGGGCTGAGCCAGAGCAAGGACTGGGGCAGACCACAGGTCGGGCTGGCTGGCCCCGGACACGCCGAGAACTGAAGAATTCAGGGAGCGCCGCCCCGAACGCTGCTGGGCCCCTGAACCCCGCGCACTTGAACGGGGCCGTCTGAACCCCGGCCAGTAAGCCCGGCGACGCTCCCTGCCAGATGGGCCGCGTGGGTGAAGATTCCGCCATGCGCGGAAGGGGGGGTCGCCCTCTGCTCTGTGGAATGAGCGCGCCACGGATGACCCCTCGACTGACGCGTCAGGCACCCCATCTGCAGTCCTGTGGCCCCTGGTAGCCGATGCCACGACCCGAGGGCATCTGGAGGATTTCGGACGAGACGACACACCGCGTCCTCAGAGACACTGACTAGACTTTCAACAGTCGGTATTTAAAAGTGCTTGATATTGCAGTGCATCTGCGGGCGCGACATGGGCCGACTGGGAGGATCACCATGATGAAATCCCCTTTGAAAACGCTGCCCCTGCTCGCGCTGCTGGGCGGCCTGGTCAGTGCCGCGCCCGTCACCTACACGGTCGTCGCCGCTCCCACCCTGAACCTGATGACCGCCGAGAGCGCCACCGTGGCCGAGACGTTCGTCGCGCGTACCGCAGAGGTCAGTGGAACGCTGAGCTTTGACGCGACGACCAGAACCGGCAGCGGCAAGGTCACGGTGGATGGAACCACCATCAAGACCGGCAA
It encodes:
- a CDS encoding C39 family peptidase, translating into MRAIRFLPILFLGAASFGSAASAPPGYLLQGMPLVRQSYNACGPASISQVLAYFGLKVSMAEVSRFTRASDRSYMTAQAIVTFAPRVGMEARLYTNGSLNTVRAAIRKGLPIIALQSHITAQGRVIPHWRVVVGYDDVRQETYLMDPLLGYVKMGYIDFNRVWADHHGQFAVLYPPKLSATVKKVIG